One genomic region from Caloenas nicobarica isolate bCalNic1 chromosome 22, bCalNic1.hap1, whole genome shotgun sequence encodes:
- the ECE1 gene encoding endothelin-converting enzyme 1 isoform X1 → MIRAGHRQEITPGGTRSREGARRQPKIKMSTYKRATLDDEDPLDSIGEGDGYPNGFQVNFRGSRSSPGCWAERTRAEKRLVVLVGVLAGVLVACLLGLLFQYRARPPAVCLSESCISVTSSILSSLDRAVNPCEDFFGYACGGWIKANPLPDGHSRWGTFNNLWEHNQAIMKHLLENTTANVSSEAERKAQRYYQACMNESKIEELRATPLVELIQKLGGWNITGPWAGDNFNATLREVTAHYRTSPFFSVYVSADSKNSNSNVIQVDQSGLGLPSRDYYLNKTENEKVLAGYLNYMVQLGMFLGGTDEESTRQQMQQILDFETALANITIPQEKHRDEEVIYHKMTAGDLKELAPAVDWMPFLSTVFYPVELNESEPVVVYAKEYLEQVSDLILATDKCLLNNYMIWNLVRKTSPFLDQRFQDAEEKFMEVMYGTKKTCLPRWKFCISDTDNNLGFALGAMFVKATFAEDSKQVAEEMIAEIKTAFKESLETLQWMDEETRKSAKEKADAIYNMIGYPKFIMDPKELDKVFNDYEATSDLYFENVMQFYNFSARVTADQLRKPPNRDQWSMTPPTVNAYYSPTKNEIVFPAGILQAPFYARSSPKSLNFGGIGMVVGHELTHAFDDQGREYDKDGNLRPWWKNSSVEAFKRQTECMVEQYGNYTVNGEAINGKHTLGENIADNGGLKAAYRAYQNWLKKNGEEETLPTLGLTNHQLFFVGFAQVWCSVRTPESSHEGLITDPHSPSRFRVIGTVSNSREFAEHFGCPLGSPMNPPKKCEVW, encoded by the exons ATG ATAAGAGCCGGGCACCGGCAGGAGATAACGCCCGGGGGGACGAGGAGCCGGGAGGGAGCCCGTCGGCAGCCGAAAATCAAG ATGTCGACCTACAAGCGGGCGACGCTGGACGACGAAGACCCCCTGGACTCCATCGGCGAAGGCGATGGGTACCCCAACGGCTTCCAG GTGAATTTCCGCGGGTCGCGGAGCAGCCCCGGGTGCTGGGCTGAGCGGACGCGGGCGGAGAAGcggctggtggtgctggtgggggtgCTGGCGGGGGTGCTGGTGGCCtgtctgctggggctgctcttccaGTACAGAGCCC GGCCACCCGCCGTGTGCCTGTCAGAATCCTGCATCTCCGTCACCAGCTCCATCCTCAGCTCGCTGGACCGGGCGGTGAATCCCTGCGAGGACTTTTTTGGCTACGCCTGCGGGGGCTGGATCAAGGCCAACCCCCTCCCCGACGGCCACTCGCGCTGGGGCACCTTCAACAACCTCTGGGAGCACAACCAGGCCATCATGAAGCATCTGCTGG AAAACACCACGGCCAACGTGTCGAGCGAGGCGGAGCGCAAGGCGCAGCGGTATTACCAAGCCTGCATGAACGAGAGCAAGATCGAGGAGCTGCGTGCCACCCCACTCGTGGAGCTCATCCAAAAG ctgggTGGCTGGAACATCACAGGTCCCTGGGCCGGTGACAACTTCAACGCGACGCTGCGGGAGGTGACAGCGCATTACCGCACCTCGCCCTTCTTCTCCGTCTACGTCAGCGCCGACTCCAAAAACTCCAACAGCAACGTCATCCAGGTGGATCAGTCAGGGCTGGGCCTGCCGTCGCGGGATTATTACCTGAACAAGACGGAGAACGAGAAG GTGCTCGCCGGGTACCTGAACTACATGGTGCAGCTGGGGATGTTCCTGGGAGGCACCGACGAGGAGTCGACGCGGCAGCAGATGCAGCAGATCTTGGATTTTGAGACGGCGTTGGCCAACATCACCATCCCGCAGGAGAAGCACCGGGACGAGGAGGTCATCTACCATAAAATGACGGCTGGAGACCTGAAG GAGCTGGCACCAGCCGTGGACTGGATGCCCTTCCTTTCCACGGTCTTCTACCCCGTGGAGCTCAACGAGTCGGAGCCCGTCGTGGTCTACGCCAAGGAGTACCTGGAGCAGGTCTCAGACCTCATCCTGGCCACTGATAAATG CCTCCTCAACAACTACATGATCTGGAACCTGGTGCGAAAAACCAGCCCCTTCCTCGACCAGCGCTTCCAGGATGCTGAGGAAAAATTCATGGAAGTGATGTATGGGACAAAGAAG ACCTGCCTCCCGCGCTGGAAGTTCTGCATCAGCGACACAGACAACAACCTGGGCTTCGCGCTGGGGGCCATGTTCGTCAAGGCCACCTTCGCTGAGGACAGCAAGCAGGTG GCAGAGGAAATGATTGCGGAGATTAAAACAGCCTTCAAGGAAAGCCTGGAGACGCTGCAGTGGATGGATGAGGAGACGAGGAAATCGGCCAaagagaag GCAGATGCCATCTACAACATGATCGGTTACCCCAAGTTCATCATGGACCCTAAGGAACTGGATAAAGTCTTTAATGAC TATGAGGCCACGTCCGACCTCTACTTTGAGAACGTCATGCAGTTCTACAACTTCTCGGCCAGGGTCACCGCCGACCAGCTCCGCAAACCGCCAAACCGGGACCA GTGGAGCATGACCCCTCCGACGGTCAACGCCTACTACTCTCCGACCAAGAACGAGATCGTCTTCCCCGCTGGTATCCTCCAGGCCCCTTTTTATGCCCGCTCATCTCCCAA GTCACTGAATTTTGGTGGGATCGGCATGGTGGTGGGCCACGAGTTGACGCACGCCTTCGATGACCAAG GACGGGAATACGATAAGGATGGCAACCTGCGTCCCTGGTGGAAGAACTCCTCGGTGGAGGCCTTCAAGCGGCAGACGGAGTGTATGGTGGAGCAGTACGGCAACTACACGGTCAACGGCGAGGCCATCAACGGCAAGCACACCCTCGGGGAGAACATCGCGGACAACGGGGGCCTCAAGGCTGCCTACCGG GCGTATCAAAACTGGCTGAAAAAGAACGGCGAGGAGGAAACGCTGCCAACCCTTGGCCTCACCAACCACCAGCTCTTCTTCGTCGGCTTCGCCCAG GTGTGGTGCTCGGTTCGCACGCCGGAGAGCTCGCACGAGGGACTCATCACCgacccccacagcccctcacGTTTCCGCGTCATCGGCACCGTCTCAAACTCCCGGGAGTTCGCGGAGCATTTTGGCTGCCCCCTCGGCTCCCCCATgaatccccccaaaaaatgcgAAGTCTGGTGA
- the ECE1 gene encoding endothelin-converting enzyme 1 isoform X2, with protein sequence MMSTYKRATLDDEDPLDSIGEGDGYPNGFQVNFRGSRSSPGCWAERTRAEKRLVVLVGVLAGVLVACLLGLLFQYRARPPAVCLSESCISVTSSILSSLDRAVNPCEDFFGYACGGWIKANPLPDGHSRWGTFNNLWEHNQAIMKHLLENTTANVSSEAERKAQRYYQACMNESKIEELRATPLVELIQKLGGWNITGPWAGDNFNATLREVTAHYRTSPFFSVYVSADSKNSNSNVIQVDQSGLGLPSRDYYLNKTENEKVLAGYLNYMVQLGMFLGGTDEESTRQQMQQILDFETALANITIPQEKHRDEEVIYHKMTAGDLKELAPAVDWMPFLSTVFYPVELNESEPVVVYAKEYLEQVSDLILATDKCLLNNYMIWNLVRKTSPFLDQRFQDAEEKFMEVMYGTKKTCLPRWKFCISDTDNNLGFALGAMFVKATFAEDSKQVAEEMIAEIKTAFKESLETLQWMDEETRKSAKEKADAIYNMIGYPKFIMDPKELDKVFNDYEATSDLYFENVMQFYNFSARVTADQLRKPPNRDQWSMTPPTVNAYYSPTKNEIVFPAGILQAPFYARSSPKSLNFGGIGMVVGHELTHAFDDQGREYDKDGNLRPWWKNSSVEAFKRQTECMVEQYGNYTVNGEAINGKHTLGENIADNGGLKAAYRAYQNWLKKNGEEETLPTLGLTNHQLFFVGFAQVWCSVRTPESSHEGLITDPHSPSRFRVIGTVSNSREFAEHFGCPLGSPMNPPKKCEVW encoded by the exons ATG ATGTCGACCTACAAGCGGGCGACGCTGGACGACGAAGACCCCCTGGACTCCATCGGCGAAGGCGATGGGTACCCCAACGGCTTCCAG GTGAATTTCCGCGGGTCGCGGAGCAGCCCCGGGTGCTGGGCTGAGCGGACGCGGGCGGAGAAGcggctggtggtgctggtgggggtgCTGGCGGGGGTGCTGGTGGCCtgtctgctggggctgctcttccaGTACAGAGCCC GGCCACCCGCCGTGTGCCTGTCAGAATCCTGCATCTCCGTCACCAGCTCCATCCTCAGCTCGCTGGACCGGGCGGTGAATCCCTGCGAGGACTTTTTTGGCTACGCCTGCGGGGGCTGGATCAAGGCCAACCCCCTCCCCGACGGCCACTCGCGCTGGGGCACCTTCAACAACCTCTGGGAGCACAACCAGGCCATCATGAAGCATCTGCTGG AAAACACCACGGCCAACGTGTCGAGCGAGGCGGAGCGCAAGGCGCAGCGGTATTACCAAGCCTGCATGAACGAGAGCAAGATCGAGGAGCTGCGTGCCACCCCACTCGTGGAGCTCATCCAAAAG ctgggTGGCTGGAACATCACAGGTCCCTGGGCCGGTGACAACTTCAACGCGACGCTGCGGGAGGTGACAGCGCATTACCGCACCTCGCCCTTCTTCTCCGTCTACGTCAGCGCCGACTCCAAAAACTCCAACAGCAACGTCATCCAGGTGGATCAGTCAGGGCTGGGCCTGCCGTCGCGGGATTATTACCTGAACAAGACGGAGAACGAGAAG GTGCTCGCCGGGTACCTGAACTACATGGTGCAGCTGGGGATGTTCCTGGGAGGCACCGACGAGGAGTCGACGCGGCAGCAGATGCAGCAGATCTTGGATTTTGAGACGGCGTTGGCCAACATCACCATCCCGCAGGAGAAGCACCGGGACGAGGAGGTCATCTACCATAAAATGACGGCTGGAGACCTGAAG GAGCTGGCACCAGCCGTGGACTGGATGCCCTTCCTTTCCACGGTCTTCTACCCCGTGGAGCTCAACGAGTCGGAGCCCGTCGTGGTCTACGCCAAGGAGTACCTGGAGCAGGTCTCAGACCTCATCCTGGCCACTGATAAATG CCTCCTCAACAACTACATGATCTGGAACCTGGTGCGAAAAACCAGCCCCTTCCTCGACCAGCGCTTCCAGGATGCTGAGGAAAAATTCATGGAAGTGATGTATGGGACAAAGAAG ACCTGCCTCCCGCGCTGGAAGTTCTGCATCAGCGACACAGACAACAACCTGGGCTTCGCGCTGGGGGCCATGTTCGTCAAGGCCACCTTCGCTGAGGACAGCAAGCAGGTG GCAGAGGAAATGATTGCGGAGATTAAAACAGCCTTCAAGGAAAGCCTGGAGACGCTGCAGTGGATGGATGAGGAGACGAGGAAATCGGCCAaagagaag GCAGATGCCATCTACAACATGATCGGTTACCCCAAGTTCATCATGGACCCTAAGGAACTGGATAAAGTCTTTAATGAC TATGAGGCCACGTCCGACCTCTACTTTGAGAACGTCATGCAGTTCTACAACTTCTCGGCCAGGGTCACCGCCGACCAGCTCCGCAAACCGCCAAACCGGGACCA GTGGAGCATGACCCCTCCGACGGTCAACGCCTACTACTCTCCGACCAAGAACGAGATCGTCTTCCCCGCTGGTATCCTCCAGGCCCCTTTTTATGCCCGCTCATCTCCCAA GTCACTGAATTTTGGTGGGATCGGCATGGTGGTGGGCCACGAGTTGACGCACGCCTTCGATGACCAAG GACGGGAATACGATAAGGATGGCAACCTGCGTCCCTGGTGGAAGAACTCCTCGGTGGAGGCCTTCAAGCGGCAGACGGAGTGTATGGTGGAGCAGTACGGCAACTACACGGTCAACGGCGAGGCCATCAACGGCAAGCACACCCTCGGGGAGAACATCGCGGACAACGGGGGCCTCAAGGCTGCCTACCGG GCGTATCAAAACTGGCTGAAAAAGAACGGCGAGGAGGAAACGCTGCCAACCCTTGGCCTCACCAACCACCAGCTCTTCTTCGTCGGCTTCGCCCAG GTGTGGTGCTCGGTTCGCACGCCGGAGAGCTCGCACGAGGGACTCATCACCgacccccacagcccctcacGTTTCCGCGTCATCGGCACCGTCTCAAACTCCCGGGAGTTCGCGGAGCATTTTGGCTGCCCCCTCGGCTCCCCCATgaatccccccaaaaaatgcgAAGTCTGGTGA
- the ECE1 gene encoding endothelin-converting enzyme 1 isoform X3, which yields MSTYKRATLDDEDPLDSIGEGDGYPNGFQVNFRGSRSSPGCWAERTRAEKRLVVLVGVLAGVLVACLLGLLFQYRARPPAVCLSESCISVTSSILSSLDRAVNPCEDFFGYACGGWIKANPLPDGHSRWGTFNNLWEHNQAIMKHLLENTTANVSSEAERKAQRYYQACMNESKIEELRATPLVELIQKLGGWNITGPWAGDNFNATLREVTAHYRTSPFFSVYVSADSKNSNSNVIQVDQSGLGLPSRDYYLNKTENEKVLAGYLNYMVQLGMFLGGTDEESTRQQMQQILDFETALANITIPQEKHRDEEVIYHKMTAGDLKELAPAVDWMPFLSTVFYPVELNESEPVVVYAKEYLEQVSDLILATDKCLLNNYMIWNLVRKTSPFLDQRFQDAEEKFMEVMYGTKKTCLPRWKFCISDTDNNLGFALGAMFVKATFAEDSKQVAEEMIAEIKTAFKESLETLQWMDEETRKSAKEKADAIYNMIGYPKFIMDPKELDKVFNDYEATSDLYFENVMQFYNFSARVTADQLRKPPNRDQWSMTPPTVNAYYSPTKNEIVFPAGILQAPFYARSSPKSLNFGGIGMVVGHELTHAFDDQGREYDKDGNLRPWWKNSSVEAFKRQTECMVEQYGNYTVNGEAINGKHTLGENIADNGGLKAAYRAYQNWLKKNGEEETLPTLGLTNHQLFFVGFAQVWCSVRTPESSHEGLITDPHSPSRFRVIGTVSNSREFAEHFGCPLGSPMNPPKKCEVW from the exons ATGTCGACCTACAAGCGGGCGACGCTGGACGACGAAGACCCCCTGGACTCCATCGGCGAAGGCGATGGGTACCCCAACGGCTTCCAG GTGAATTTCCGCGGGTCGCGGAGCAGCCCCGGGTGCTGGGCTGAGCGGACGCGGGCGGAGAAGcggctggtggtgctggtgggggtgCTGGCGGGGGTGCTGGTGGCCtgtctgctggggctgctcttccaGTACAGAGCCC GGCCACCCGCCGTGTGCCTGTCAGAATCCTGCATCTCCGTCACCAGCTCCATCCTCAGCTCGCTGGACCGGGCGGTGAATCCCTGCGAGGACTTTTTTGGCTACGCCTGCGGGGGCTGGATCAAGGCCAACCCCCTCCCCGACGGCCACTCGCGCTGGGGCACCTTCAACAACCTCTGGGAGCACAACCAGGCCATCATGAAGCATCTGCTGG AAAACACCACGGCCAACGTGTCGAGCGAGGCGGAGCGCAAGGCGCAGCGGTATTACCAAGCCTGCATGAACGAGAGCAAGATCGAGGAGCTGCGTGCCACCCCACTCGTGGAGCTCATCCAAAAG ctgggTGGCTGGAACATCACAGGTCCCTGGGCCGGTGACAACTTCAACGCGACGCTGCGGGAGGTGACAGCGCATTACCGCACCTCGCCCTTCTTCTCCGTCTACGTCAGCGCCGACTCCAAAAACTCCAACAGCAACGTCATCCAGGTGGATCAGTCAGGGCTGGGCCTGCCGTCGCGGGATTATTACCTGAACAAGACGGAGAACGAGAAG GTGCTCGCCGGGTACCTGAACTACATGGTGCAGCTGGGGATGTTCCTGGGAGGCACCGACGAGGAGTCGACGCGGCAGCAGATGCAGCAGATCTTGGATTTTGAGACGGCGTTGGCCAACATCACCATCCCGCAGGAGAAGCACCGGGACGAGGAGGTCATCTACCATAAAATGACGGCTGGAGACCTGAAG GAGCTGGCACCAGCCGTGGACTGGATGCCCTTCCTTTCCACGGTCTTCTACCCCGTGGAGCTCAACGAGTCGGAGCCCGTCGTGGTCTACGCCAAGGAGTACCTGGAGCAGGTCTCAGACCTCATCCTGGCCACTGATAAATG CCTCCTCAACAACTACATGATCTGGAACCTGGTGCGAAAAACCAGCCCCTTCCTCGACCAGCGCTTCCAGGATGCTGAGGAAAAATTCATGGAAGTGATGTATGGGACAAAGAAG ACCTGCCTCCCGCGCTGGAAGTTCTGCATCAGCGACACAGACAACAACCTGGGCTTCGCGCTGGGGGCCATGTTCGTCAAGGCCACCTTCGCTGAGGACAGCAAGCAGGTG GCAGAGGAAATGATTGCGGAGATTAAAACAGCCTTCAAGGAAAGCCTGGAGACGCTGCAGTGGATGGATGAGGAGACGAGGAAATCGGCCAaagagaag GCAGATGCCATCTACAACATGATCGGTTACCCCAAGTTCATCATGGACCCTAAGGAACTGGATAAAGTCTTTAATGAC TATGAGGCCACGTCCGACCTCTACTTTGAGAACGTCATGCAGTTCTACAACTTCTCGGCCAGGGTCACCGCCGACCAGCTCCGCAAACCGCCAAACCGGGACCA GTGGAGCATGACCCCTCCGACGGTCAACGCCTACTACTCTCCGACCAAGAACGAGATCGTCTTCCCCGCTGGTATCCTCCAGGCCCCTTTTTATGCCCGCTCATCTCCCAA GTCACTGAATTTTGGTGGGATCGGCATGGTGGTGGGCCACGAGTTGACGCACGCCTTCGATGACCAAG GACGGGAATACGATAAGGATGGCAACCTGCGTCCCTGGTGGAAGAACTCCTCGGTGGAGGCCTTCAAGCGGCAGACGGAGTGTATGGTGGAGCAGTACGGCAACTACACGGTCAACGGCGAGGCCATCAACGGCAAGCACACCCTCGGGGAGAACATCGCGGACAACGGGGGCCTCAAGGCTGCCTACCGG GCGTATCAAAACTGGCTGAAAAAGAACGGCGAGGAGGAAACGCTGCCAACCCTTGGCCTCACCAACCACCAGCTCTTCTTCGTCGGCTTCGCCCAG GTGTGGTGCTCGGTTCGCACGCCGGAGAGCTCGCACGAGGGACTCATCACCgacccccacagcccctcacGTTTCCGCGTCATCGGCACCGTCTCAAACTCCCGGGAGTTCGCGGAGCATTTTGGCTGCCCCCTCGGCTCCCCCATgaatccccccaaaaaatgcgAAGTCTGGTGA